The Nitrospira tepida genome includes a window with the following:
- a CDS encoding GlcG/HbpS family heme-binding protein has translation MASVAMAEDLPREAVLPLAMANKAVAAALDKCTKDGYRVSVAVADRAGVLRAFSRGDGAGSHTVESSSKKAYTAASLRGSTGDLAEMLGRMPAVQGLRDMNDKILILGGGLPIEIGGEVVGGIGVGGAPGGHLDAACAQAGLDSIGAAHKLPAQK, from the coding sequence ATGGCAAGTGTGGCGATGGCCGAGGACTTGCCTCGCGAGGCCGTGCTCCCCTTGGCGATGGCGAACAAAGCGGTCGCGGCGGCGTTGGACAAATGCACCAAGGACGGCTATCGCGTCAGCGTGGCGGTGGCGGACCGGGCGGGCGTGTTGCGGGCGTTCTCGCGCGGAGACGGAGCCGGGTCCCACACGGTCGAGAGCAGCAGCAAGAAGGCCTACACGGCGGCCAGCCTGCGCGGCTCGACCGGAGATCTGGCGGAGATGCTGGGCCGCATGCCGGCTGTCCAGGGCCTCCGGGACATGAACGACAAGATCCTCATCCTGGGCGGAGGGTTGCCGATCGAGATCGGCGGCGAGGTTGTGGGGGGCATCGGAGTCGGCGGCGCGCCGGGCGGCCATCTGGATGCGGCTTGCGCGCAAGCCGGCTTGGACAGCATCGGTGCGGCGCACAAGCTTCCCGCACAGAAATAA
- a CDS encoding arylamine N-acetyltransferase family protein: MEVTAYLDRIGYHGPHEATAETLRMLHAAHAFAVPFENLDIHLGRTISLDPASLFDKIVRRRRGGYCFELNGLFALLLERLGFSVRHLMARVLWGQTEVGPLSHRVLLVETGGERWIADVGFGGNGLIAAIPLAAGHEERQYADRFRVTTVEQGEDRSESRRGYRQEYRLDCLVKDVWEPMYSFTAESYLPVDYTYANYFHSHSPESLFTQKRLCTKPTPNGRIILQNRALKIRHDGQSQTEALKTPEAYRAMLADHFGIALSDHELSACFGERVETNG, encoded by the coding sequence ATGGAGGTGACAGCCTATCTGGACCGCATCGGCTATCATGGGCCGCACGAGGCGACAGCCGAGACTCTGCGCATGCTGCATGCGGCCCATGCCTTCGCCGTGCCATTCGAGAATCTCGACATTCATCTGGGAAGGACTATCTCCCTCGATCCTGCGTCGCTGTTCGACAAGATCGTGCGACGGCGACGGGGAGGCTATTGTTTCGAATTGAACGGGCTCTTTGCCCTGTTGCTGGAGCGCCTGGGGTTTTCCGTACGCCATCTGATGGCGCGGGTGTTATGGGGCCAGACGGAGGTCGGCCCGCTCAGCCATCGGGTGCTGCTCGTCGAGACCGGAGGCGAACGGTGGATCGCCGACGTTGGATTCGGCGGCAACGGCTTGATCGCGGCCATTCCACTGGCCGCCGGCCATGAGGAGCGGCAATATGCGGATCGGTTTCGAGTGACGACCGTGGAGCAGGGTGAGGATCGGAGCGAATCTCGGCGGGGATATCGGCAAGAATATCGGCTCGACTGTCTGGTCAAGGACGTCTGGGAGCCGATGTACTCGTTCACGGCCGAGTCCTATTTGCCGGTGGACTATACCTATGCCAATTACTTTCACTCCCACTCGCCGGAGTCGCTGTTTACCCAAAAACGGCTATGTACGAAGCCGACGCCGAACGGGCGGATCATTCTGCAGAACCGGGCCCTCAAAATCCGGCATGATGGCCAATCGCAGACCGAGGCGCTCAAGACGCCGGAAGCCTACCGGGCGATGCTGGCGGACCATTTCGGCATTGCGCTCTCCGATCACGAGCTGAGCGCCTGCTTCGGCGAGCGCGTAGAGACGAACGGATAA
- a CDS encoding MBL fold metallo-hydrolase has translation MADARKRLSTNVEGNFFVDATCINCDTCRQLAPDSFEEVGEFSAVRRQPEGAIQLYKAYQALLACPTGSIGTQHSDKVLWQDAKAGFPLPLEGGVYYCGFNSEKSFGANSYFVTHPDGNWLVDSPRYIRHLVEVFQRMGGLRYIFLTHEDDVADAAKYAAHFRSIRIIHRADADAMPDAEWIVDIENRQAIGSDFEIIHVPGHTPGSQALLYKSRFLFTGDHLWWDPAERRLAAPRQLVWNQDHLLASIAKLADVRFEWVLAGHGHRVHLPAEEMQRRLRDLIERRHTTMVS, from the coding sequence ATGGCGGATGCGCGGAAACGATTGAGCACGAACGTCGAGGGGAATTTCTTCGTCGATGCGACCTGTATCAACTGCGACACCTGCCGGCAGTTGGCGCCGGACAGTTTCGAGGAGGTCGGCGAGTTTTCCGCGGTGAGGCGGCAGCCGGAGGGAGCGATTCAGCTTTACAAGGCCTACCAGGCGCTGCTCGCCTGCCCGACCGGGTCGATTGGCACGCAACACAGCGACAAGGTTCTCTGGCAGGACGCCAAAGCCGGCTTTCCCCTGCCCCTCGAAGGCGGCGTGTACTATTGCGGGTTCAATTCGGAGAAATCGTTCGGCGCGAACAGTTACTTCGTCACGCATCCGGATGGGAACTGGCTGGTTGATTCGCCACGGTACATCAGACATCTGGTCGAGGTATTTCAGCGAATGGGCGGCCTTCGTTATATATTTCTTACCCATGAGGATGATGTGGCCGATGCGGCCAAGTATGCGGCGCACTTCCGGTCGATCCGAATCATCCACCGCGCCGACGCGGACGCGATGCCCGATGCGGAATGGATCGTGGACATAGAGAATCGGCAGGCGATAGGGTCTGACTTTGAGATTATCCACGTGCCGGGCCACACGCCCGGAAGCCAGGCCTTGCTGTATAAGAGCCGATTCCTCTTCACCGGCGATCACCTTTGGTGGGACCCTGCGGAGCGGAGACTGGCTGCGCCGCGGCAGTTGGTCTGGAATCAGGACCACTTGCTGGCCTCCATTGCCAAGCTTGCCGATGTGCGCTTTGAGTGGGTCTTGGCCGGTCACGGCCATCGTGTTCACCTCCCCGCCGAGGAAATGCAGCGCCGCCTTCGCGACCTGATCGAGCGGCGCCACACGACGATGGTTTCCTAG
- a CDS encoding type II toxin-antitoxin system RelE family toxin — translation MTASFTLRFRKQYQKLSKHRQAKFDKQLAFLLSNLRHPSLRAKKYDEAQDIWQARVDDDYRFYFKIQGDLYILLSIIPHPK, via the coding sequence ATGACGGCGTCCTTCACGCTTCGTTTTCGCAAACAGTATCAGAAGCTTTCTAAGCACCGGCAAGCGAAGTTCGACAAGCAGTTAGCCTTCCTCCTCTCCAATCTTCGACATCCCTCGCTACGGGCCAAGAAGTACGATGAGGCACAGGATATATGGCAAGCGCGGGTGGATGACGACTACCGGTTTTACTTCAAGATCCAAGGCGACTTGTACATTCTGCTCTCCATCATTCCTCATCCCAAATAG
- the uraH gene encoding hydroxyisourate hydrolase: MGALTLHVLDLVKGRPAQGIPVILEVQGLAGSWKLLSRSRTDADGRSADVMPSHQRLQAGTYRLTFDTATYFQIQRVEPFYPDISVVFTVRNPAQHYHIPLLLSPFG; encoded by the coding sequence ATGGGCGCCCTCACGCTTCACGTGCTTGATCTTGTGAAGGGCCGGCCGGCTCAGGGAATACCGGTGATTCTGGAAGTACAAGGGCTGGCTGGAAGTTGGAAACTGCTGAGCCGCAGCCGGACGGATGCCGACGGCCGCAGCGCCGACGTGATGCCCTCACATCAGCGGCTGCAAGCGGGTACCTACCGGCTCACGTTCGACACCGCGACCTACTTTCAAATCCAGCGGGTTGAACCCTTCTACCCGGACATCTCTGTTGTGTTCACTGTCCGCAATCCGGCCCAGCACTACCATATCCCGCTGCTGTTGAGTCCGTTCGGCTAG
- a CDS encoding aldo/keto reductase, translating to MKLDRRQVLKGMGLLGSALAAGNVTEMTRVFAGMEKGEGGKATGGLPHRPLGRTGVQVPILVLGGGHLIKQSDEEGTKIVHEAIEAGLTFFDNAWDYYNNRSEEVMGKALQGKRQRVFLMTKMCTHGRGKDIGLLHLEQSLRRLRTDYLDLWQIHEVGCQDDPDLIFRPGGAAEALLQAKQQGKVRFIGFTGHKDPAVHLNILKHDFPFDTCQLPLNVFDASYQSFERLVLPELTRRGIAPLGMKSLCGKGEPIKQGVVTVEEAIRYVLSLPIVSLVSGIDSREVLRQNLAIARRFVPMTEQEMEALRRRVAGAAADGRFENYKTDRLWSCDRPEVEQRFGPLERM from the coding sequence ATGAAACTGGATCGAAGGCAGGTCTTGAAAGGCATGGGGCTGCTCGGGTCCGCCCTCGCGGCAGGAAACGTTACCGAGATGACCCGAGTGTTCGCCGGAATGGAGAAGGGCGAAGGCGGCAAGGCGACCGGCGGCCTGCCGCATCGGCCGTTGGGGCGCACCGGGGTGCAGGTGCCGATCCTCGTGCTGGGCGGCGGGCACCTCATCAAGCAGAGCGACGAGGAAGGGACGAAGATCGTGCATGAGGCGATCGAGGCCGGCCTGACCTTTTTCGACAATGCCTGGGACTATTACAACAACCGCAGCGAAGAGGTGATGGGAAAGGCTTTGCAGGGCAAACGCCAGCGCGTCTTTCTCATGACCAAGATGTGCACGCACGGCCGGGGAAAGGACATCGGCCTGTTGCACCTTGAGCAATCCTTGCGCCGGCTCAGAACCGATTATCTGGATCTCTGGCAGATTCACGAAGTTGGGTGCCAGGACGATCCCGATCTGATCTTTCGTCCCGGCGGAGCGGCGGAAGCCTTGCTCCAGGCGAAACAGCAGGGCAAGGTCCGGTTCATCGGCTTCACAGGGCACAAGGATCCGGCCGTGCATCTGAACATCCTCAAGCATGATTTTCCATTCGACACCTGCCAACTCCCGCTCAATGTGTTCGACGCTTCCTATCAGAGCTTTGAACGACTGGTCCTTCCGGAGCTGACCCGCCGCGGCATTGCGCCCTTGGGGATGAAGTCGCTTTGCGGAAAGGGCGAGCCGATCAAGCAGGGTGTCGTGACGGTGGAGGAAGCGATCCGCTATGTGCTCTCGCTGCCGATCGTGTCGCTGGTCAGCGGAATCGATTCCCGGGAGGTGTTGCGCCAGAACCTGGCCATTGCCCGGCGTTTCGTCCCGATGACCGAGCAGGAGATGGAGGCACTCCGGAGACGGGTGGCGGGCGCCGCCGCAGACGGGCGATTTGAGAACTATAAGACGGACCGGCTCTGGTCCTGCGATCGGCCGGAAGTGGAGCAGCGATTCGGCCCGCTGGAGCGGATGTAG
- a CDS encoding plasmid pRiA4b ORF-3 family protein — protein sequence MKQGKDKKDKIGASVYQLKVSLREIKPPIWRRVQVPGDITLAKLHRVLQVVMGWTNSHLHKFSIGGVDYAEPDPDGFLNFQSDRRARLNKVARAMQKFEYEYDFGDSWEHDIVVEKTFQPEPGASYPVCLAGERACPPEDCGGLWGYQDFLEAIMNPAHTEHEAMLTWVGGSFDPETFDLDAVNASLRRLRG from the coding sequence ATGAAACAGGGCAAGGATAAAAAGGATAAGATCGGCGCGTCCGTGTACCAGCTCAAGGTCTCCTTGCGGGAGATCAAGCCTCCGATTTGGCGCCGCGTGCAGGTGCCCGGCGATATCACCTTGGCGAAGCTGCACCGCGTGTTACAGGTCGTGATGGGATGGACCAATTCACACCTGCACAAGTTCAGTATCGGAGGAGTGGACTACGCCGAGCCGGACCCGGATGGGTTCCTGAACTTCCAGAGCGACCGGCGCGCTCGTCTGAACAAGGTGGCGCGCGCAATGCAGAAGTTCGAATATGAATATGACTTCGGGGATAGCTGGGAGCACGACATCGTCGTCGAAAAGACGTTTCAGCCGGAGCCCGGAGCCTCCTACCCTGTTTGTCTGGCAGGCGAGCGGGCATGCCCGCCCGAGGATTGCGGCGGCCTGTGGGGATATCAGGACTTTCTCGAAGCGATCATGAATCCCGCCCACACCGAGCACGAGGCGATGTTGACCTGGGTCGGCGGCAGCTTTGATCCGGAGACGTTCGATCTGGACGCCGTCAACGCCTCGCTCCGGCGCCTTCGGGGCTAA
- a CDS encoding AbrB/MazE/SpoVT family DNA-binding domain-containing protein: MAVVKVKSHYRVTLPAQLLAKAGVAVGDLLDAKVEGKKIMLVPKRAIDRELTLALDEVKRGRVKGPFSTAQATIRALRRRTA, encoded by the coding sequence GTGGCCGTTGTCAAGGTGAAATCGCATTACCGCGTCACGCTTCCTGCTCAGCTACTCGCGAAAGCCGGCGTAGCTGTAGGCGATCTACTTGACGCAAAAGTCGAAGGAAAGAAAATTATGTTGGTTCCGAAGCGTGCCATTGACCGCGAATTGACGTTGGCGCTTGACGAGGTCAAGCGCGGACGCGTCAAAGGTCCTTTCTCCACCGCTCAGGCAACGATCCGTGCCCTGCGCCGTCGGACCGCATGA
- a CDS encoding NAD(P)/FAD-dependent oxidoreductase yields MHATRYLLIGGGLVSSQAAKQLRQLDPGASITLVSEERHPPYDRPPLSKDFLRGETPADKLLYDPEPYFREQNIDLILGVSVERLNQPDKTVSLSDGRQIRFEKALLATGGRPVRLKIPGADLPGVHYLRTIDDSAAIAAEAKAGAKAVVVGAGFIGLELAASLTQRGVQVTVIESQPRIWARFADATLARFVERYCTDRGVTFRTNESVSQIHRHNQAFAVDLKSGTSLACNFVCIGVGIVPNVELVQQAELQVENGVVVNEYLETSHPDIYAGGDVANYPDPLFGKRRRVEHWGHAEYCGQLAAQNMAGARNRYDLLTYVWSDIFDLHLEFAGDETEHDQVLIRGSLDKPPFTLLYLKEHRLRAYFAVNAAAKDFQPLQRLIRGGTDLSGKESQLQDAAVPVKTLLT; encoded by the coding sequence ATGCATGCAACGCGCTATCTCCTCATTGGCGGCGGGTTGGTCTCCAGCCAAGCCGCCAAACAGTTGCGGCAGCTTGATCCCGGCGCCTCGATCACGCTGGTGAGCGAGGAACGGCATCCGCCGTACGACCGGCCGCCGCTCTCCAAAGACTTTCTCCGAGGCGAAACGCCAGCCGACAAGCTGCTGTACGATCCAGAGCCCTATTTCCGCGAGCAGAACATTGATCTAATCCTGGGCGTGTCCGTCGAACGGCTGAATCAGCCTGACAAGACCGTCTCATTGAGTGACGGGCGCCAGATCCGGTTCGAGAAGGCCTTGCTCGCGACCGGTGGCCGACCGGTTCGGCTCAAAATTCCCGGCGCCGATCTCCCGGGCGTACACTATCTCCGCACGATCGACGATTCGGCGGCCATCGCCGCGGAGGCCAAGGCCGGGGCGAAGGCCGTGGTGGTCGGAGCCGGCTTCATCGGATTGGAACTCGCCGCCTCGCTCACGCAACGGGGCGTACAGGTCACGGTGATTGAATCCCAGCCGCGCATCTGGGCCCGCTTTGCCGATGCCACCCTGGCCCGTTTCGTCGAGCGCTATTGCACGGACCGCGGGGTGACGTTCCGGACCAACGAGTCGGTCTCCCAGATCCACCGCCACAATCAGGCGTTCGCGGTGGACCTCAAATCCGGAACCTCGCTGGCCTGTAATTTCGTCTGCATCGGCGTGGGCATCGTGCCGAATGTGGAATTGGTCCAGCAGGCAGAGCTGCAAGTCGAGAACGGCGTCGTCGTAAACGAGTATCTTGAGACCTCGCACCCGGATATTTACGCCGGGGGCGACGTGGCCAATTATCCGGACCCGCTCTTCGGCAAGCGGCGGCGCGTCGAACACTGGGGCCATGCGGAATATTGCGGCCAACTTGCCGCCCAGAACATGGCCGGCGCCCGGAACCGCTACGACCTCCTGACCTACGTCTGGTCCGACATCTTCGATCTCCATCTGGAGTTCGCGGGAGACGAAACCGAGCACGACCAGGTGCTGATCCGCGGGAGCCTCGACAAGCCGCCGTTCACGCTCTTATATCTGAAGGAACACCGCCTGCGCGCCTACTTCGCCGTCAATGCCGCGGCCAAAGATTTCCAGCCGCTACAGCGGCTGATTCGAGGCGGCACGGACCTGAGCGGCAAGGAGTCGCAGCTCCAGGATGCGGCCGTTCCCGTCAAGACGCTTCTGACATGA